One Thermoanaerobacter pseudethanolicus ATCC 33223 DNA window includes the following coding sequences:
- a CDS encoding DUF512 domain-containing protein translates to MHKINIKDVIKGSIAWDLDIQKGDKLITLNGKEIIDIIDYRYEVSNEFIQLEIEKATGERYIFEVEKDYDEDLGLVFEEEIIDRPKHCRNKCIFCFIDQLPKGVRKSLLFKDDDYRFSFLQGNFITMTNMSEEEIARVIKYKLSPLYVSIHATDDDVRVKMINNPNAKGIMDKLKKLVENGIEVHGQIVLCPEINDGKILDRTIKDLSSLYPGVKSIAVVPVGLTDHRERLYKLRTFTKEEAKNVVEQVSSWQKKLKKELGSSFVFLSDEFYVMAGVTIPSYYYYEGFPQIENGVGLMALFKHQFERSLKRLKANKGKNINTTPYLIVTGIAAYNFMEEVAKELRKTGFNVKVEKIHNEFFGHNITVAGLVVGKDIINQLKGKINEEVLVIPDVMLKESSNVFLDDTTVEEIERELGTKVIVSEVDGRKFLQRIQSGR, encoded by the coding sequence ATGCATAAAATAAATATAAAAGATGTAATAAAAGGAAGTATAGCATGGGATTTAGATATACAAAAAGGAGACAAACTCATTACATTAAACGGAAAAGAAATAATTGATATAATAGATTATCGATATGAAGTGTCAAATGAGTTTATACAATTAGAAATTGAAAAGGCTACAGGAGAAAGATATATTTTTGAAGTGGAAAAAGACTATGATGAGGATTTAGGGTTAGTCTTTGAAGAAGAAATAATTGACAGGCCAAAACATTGTAGAAATAAGTGTATTTTTTGCTTTATTGACCAGTTACCTAAAGGAGTCCGCAAATCTCTTTTATTTAAGGATGACGATTATAGGTTTTCCTTTTTACAAGGTAATTTTATTACTATGACTAATATGAGTGAAGAGGAAATTGCCAGGGTAATAAAATATAAGCTCTCTCCCTTATATGTTTCAATTCATGCCACTGATGATGATGTAAGAGTGAAAATGATAAATAACCCGAATGCAAAAGGTATAATGGATAAATTAAAAAAACTTGTTGAGAACGGAATTGAGGTACATGGTCAAATCGTATTATGTCCAGAAATAAATGATGGTAAAATTCTTGACAGAACTATCAAGGATTTGTCGAGCTTGTATCCAGGAGTAAAATCAATAGCAGTTGTTCCAGTAGGACTTACAGACCACAGAGAGAGACTTTATAAACTTAGGACATTTACCAAAGAAGAAGCTAAAAATGTAGTCGAACAAGTGTCTTCATGGCAAAAGAAATTAAAGAAAGAATTAGGTTCTTCTTTTGTTTTTTTATCAGATGAGTTTTATGTGATGGCAGGTGTTACTATACCTTCTTATTATTATTACGAGGGGTTCCCTCAAATAGAAAATGGCGTAGGACTTATGGCATTGTTTAAACATCAATTTGAAAGGAGTCTAAAAAGATTAAAAGCGAATAAAGGGAAAAATATAAACACCACCCCTTACCTTATTGTTACAGGAATAGCTGCCTATAATTTTATGGAAGAAGTAGCGAAAGAATTAAGAAAAACAGGGTTTAATGTAAAAGTGGAGAAGATACACAATGAGTTTTTTGGTCACAATATCACAGTAGCTGGACTTGTGGTGGGGAAAGATATAATAAACCAATTAAAAGGTAAAATAAATGAGGAAGTTTTAGTTATTCCCGATGTCATGTTAAAGGAAAGTTCAAATGTTTTTCTTGATGATACTACTGTTGAAGAAATAGAAAGAGAACTGGGGACAAAAGTTATAGTTTCTGAAGTCGATGGGAGAAAATTTTTACAAAGGATACAGAGTGGAAGGTGA
- the der gene encoding ribosome biogenesis GTPase Der: MAGAMVSIVGRPNVGKSTLFNKIMGKRISIVEDKPGVTRDRIYGNVEWLDKKFILVDTGGLDPNAEDILFSKVRLQVEAAIDASDVILFLVDAKEGLMPEDEEIANILRRAKKEVILVCNKVDSFKEMPPTYYDFFSLGLGNPIPISASNGLGIGELLDEVVKKLPQEELEYTEETIKIAVIGKPNVGKSSLVNKILGEERVIVSNIPGTTRDAIDTPFSKDGKNYVLIDTAGIRRKSRISESIERYSVLRALAAIERSDICLLMIDATEGPTEQDTKIAGYAFENGKGIIIVVNKWDAIKKDNNTVNEYTKMVREKLSFISFAPILFISAKTGQRVHRVLETVDKVWEEYNKRITTGLLNNVLNEAMLMFPPPADKGKPLKVYYTSQVGIKPPSFVVFVNEPELMHFSYLRFIENTLRQNFGFEGVPVVISTRKRGEN; this comes from the coding sequence ATGGCAGGAGCAATGGTAAGTATTGTAGGTAGACCAAACGTGGGTAAATCTACTCTTTTTAATAAAATTATGGGAAAAAGAATTTCTATTGTTGAAGACAAACCAGGAGTTACAAGGGATAGAATATACGGCAATGTAGAATGGCTGGACAAAAAATTTATATTAGTAGACACAGGAGGATTAGACCCAAATGCTGAAGATATCCTCTTTTCAAAAGTTCGTTTACAAGTGGAAGCAGCAATTGATGCTTCCGACGTAATATTATTTTTAGTTGATGCAAAAGAAGGTTTAATGCCAGAAGATGAAGAAATAGCAAACATTTTAAGAAGAGCAAAAAAAGAAGTTATTTTGGTTTGCAACAAGGTGGACAGTTTTAAAGAAATGCCTCCTACTTATTATGACTTTTTTAGCCTTGGTTTAGGCAATCCCATTCCAATTTCAGCGTCAAATGGGTTGGGCATCGGAGAACTTTTAGACGAAGTAGTAAAAAAATTGCCACAGGAAGAGTTAGAATACACTGAAGAGACAATTAAAATTGCTGTTATTGGCAAACCTAATGTGGGGAAATCCTCACTAGTTAACAAAATATTAGGGGAAGAAAGGGTAATAGTCAGTAACATACCTGGCACTACACGGGATGCAATAGATACTCCTTTTTCAAAAGATGGGAAGAACTATGTTCTTATTGATACAGCAGGGATACGTAGAAAAAGTAGAATTAGCGAATCTATAGAAAGGTACAGCGTACTAAGAGCTTTAGCTGCAATTGAAAGGTCTGATATATGCCTTTTGATGATAGATGCTACAGAAGGTCCAACAGAACAGGACACTAAAATAGCAGGATATGCGTTTGAAAATGGAAAAGGAATCATCATAGTTGTTAATAAATGGGATGCAATAAAAAAAGATAATAATACTGTTAATGAGTATACTAAGATGGTAAGAGAAAAACTATCTTTTATATCTTTTGCTCCTATACTATTTATTTCAGCAAAAACAGGGCAAAGAGTACACAGAGTTTTAGAGACTGTAGATAAAGTATGGGAGGAATATAATAAAAGAATTACTACTGGTCTTTTAAATAATGTGCTAAATGAAGCTATGCTTATGTTTCCGCCACCTGCTGATAAGGGCAAACCATTAAAAGTATATTATACTTCACAAGTAGGAATTAAGCCGCCTTCTTTTGTAGTATTTGTCAATGAACCTGAGCTTATGCATTTTTCCTATTTAAGATTTATTGAGAATACATTAAGACAAAATTTTGGCTTTGAAGGAGTACCTGTTGTGATTTCTACGAGAAAAAGAGGGGAAAATTAA